In Novosphingobium resinovorum, the following are encoded in one genomic region:
- a CDS encoding LysR family transcriptional regulator gives MSEAGMRYLLEALSAGSMRAAGDRLNVAPSSISRQIAQLESQYGLALIEKGRRGVRLTHAGEIVIAHYRNQLADREALRAKLEELRSVRTGQVTAAIGDGFAGQSFTSIVSQFSQANPLIRLEILTGSTTEILRMIADDEAHFGLVFSTPNDMKIHVRSVIAQPLMAIMLPDNPLAAQPSVTIAQLAQVPLVLPPAHFRIRQILSAAEANSKTYFQPAITSNSIHVMQDMVRAGIAVAILPQISVWSELTEGAMVSVPIADDSIEETTTSLVLRSGRQLEGAPLRLLKRIEAQLRQWNRPVGRER, from the coding sequence TTGTCCGAAGCCGGAATGCGATACCTGCTGGAAGCGCTCAGCGCGGGATCGATGCGCGCGGCGGGGGACCGGCTCAACGTCGCGCCGTCCTCGATCAGCCGCCAGATCGCGCAGCTGGAAAGCCAGTACGGCCTCGCCCTGATCGAGAAGGGGCGGCGCGGCGTGCGCCTGACCCACGCGGGCGAGATCGTCATCGCCCACTACCGCAACCAGCTGGCCGACCGCGAGGCGCTGCGTGCCAAGCTGGAGGAACTGCGCTCGGTCCGCACGGGCCAAGTGACCGCAGCCATCGGCGACGGCTTCGCGGGGCAGAGCTTCACCTCGATCGTCAGCCAGTTCTCGCAAGCGAACCCGCTGATCCGGCTGGAGATCCTCACCGGTTCCACCACCGAGATTCTGCGCATGATCGCGGATGACGAGGCGCATTTCGGCCTCGTCTTCTCGACTCCGAACGACATGAAGATCCACGTCCGTTCGGTGATCGCGCAGCCGCTGATGGCGATCATGCTCCCTGACAACCCGCTGGCCGCACAGCCGAGCGTCACCATCGCGCAGCTGGCGCAAGTGCCGCTGGTGCTGCCGCCCGCGCATTTCCGCATCCGCCAGATCCTGAGCGCGGCGGAGGCCAATTCAAAGACCTACTTCCAGCCCGCGATCACCTCGAACTCGATCCACGTCATGCAGGACATGGTGCGCGCGGGGATCGCCGTTGCCATCCTGCCGCAGATTTCGGTGTGGTCCGAACTGACCGAAGGCGCGATGGTCAGCGTGCCGATTGCCGACGACAGCATCGAGGAAACCACCACCAGCCTCGTCCTGCGCTCCGGCCGCCAGCTGGAAGGCGCGCCGCTGCGCCTGCTCAAGCGCATCGAGGCGCAGTTGCGGCAGTGGAACCGGCCGGTGGGGCGGGAACGGTGA
- a CDS encoding DUF3311 domain-containing protein, whose product MTDPTDNPEDTGLSRADLLLLLPFVWQLGFAPWANGVEWAPLGLPFGMVWQMAGILFATAVLGLRFMLDARNKEGGA is encoded by the coding sequence ATGACTGACCCGACCGACAACCCCGAAGACACCGGCCTGTCGCGCGCCGACCTGCTGCTGTTGCTGCCGTTCGTGTGGCAGCTGGGCTTCGCGCCATGGGCCAACGGCGTCGAGTGGGCGCCGCTGGGCCTGCCGTTCGGTATGGTCTGGCAGATGGCGGGTATCCTCTTCGCTACCGCCGTTCTGGGCCTCCGCTTCATGCTGGACGCGCGCAATAAGGAGGGCGGGGCATGA
- a CDS encoding sodium:solute symporter family protein produces MILSLILLIVCGTVAGSMLYGRRKQKRAQTMEEWALGGRKLGTLVFWFLNAGEIYTTFAVLGISGFAWAYGAPAYLAFCSVSLSAALGYWLTPMIHAYGRRHGLVTQADFFAHRYQARWLGVCVAAAGLIALVVYVQIQVTALTLVVRLAAGPWVSQGAAAGFSVVLMLLFVFLAGLRSAAFAAGVKDVVMLIVVIVLAWTVASVVGEASVLDVFRTVGERFPQATRFPGLKPELGLDVTWLVTSAINVALGTYIFPHMFQLCYSADSGTTIRRNAVFQPIYSLSYFFIILLGFAALLAGTKAPGGDPNSLLLAFVEQRYPAWMLGVLAGTASLLALVPGSVLLLTCGSIFGRNIVRPLVPTIDDRTELLVSRLAMVVFAAIALYLTLGASGSLVEIGLSAYAAIGMLAPGVYCAFLLRRTSAAAVLGGLLTGYAVLWMPTLSSLAAAWFPHWEIGLVALIANAAVTVGLSLASPRKELVAQPA; encoded by the coding sequence ATGATCCTTTCGCTCATCCTGCTGATCGTGTGCGGCACTGTCGCCGGGTCGATGCTCTATGGTCGCCGCAAGCAGAAGCGCGCGCAGACCATGGAGGAATGGGCGCTCGGTGGCCGCAAGCTGGGCACGCTGGTGTTCTGGTTCCTCAACGCCGGTGAGATATACACGACGTTCGCCGTGCTCGGCATCTCGGGCTTTGCCTGGGCTTACGGCGCGCCTGCCTATCTGGCGTTCTGCTCGGTCTCGCTGTCGGCGGCGCTGGGCTATTGGCTGACGCCGATGATCCATGCCTATGGGCGGCGCCACGGCCTTGTCACGCAGGCGGACTTCTTCGCGCACCGCTATCAGGCGCGCTGGCTGGGCGTCTGCGTGGCGGCGGCGGGGCTGATCGCGCTGGTGGTCTACGTGCAGATCCAGGTCACCGCGCTGACTCTGGTGGTGCGCCTCGCCGCAGGGCCGTGGGTGAGCCAGGGCGCGGCGGCGGGCTTTTCGGTCGTGCTGATGCTGCTCTTCGTGTTCCTCGCGGGCCTGCGCTCCGCCGCCTTCGCCGCGGGCGTGAAGGACGTGGTGATGCTGATCGTGGTGATCGTGCTGGCCTGGACCGTCGCGAGCGTGGTGGGCGAGGCCTCGGTGCTCGACGTCTTCCGCACCGTCGGCGAGCGTTTCCCGCAGGCCACCCGCTTCCCCGGTCTCAAGCCCGAACTCGGCCTCGACGTGACCTGGCTGGTGACCTCGGCGATCAACGTGGCGCTGGGGACGTACATCTTCCCGCACATGTTCCAGCTGTGCTACTCGGCCGACAGCGGCACGACGATCCGGCGCAACGCGGTGTTTCAGCCGATCTACTCGCTCTCGTATTTCTTCATCATCCTGCTCGGCTTCGCTGCGCTGCTGGCCGGGACCAAGGCGCCCGGCGGCGACCCCAATTCGCTGCTGCTGGCCTTCGTGGAGCAGCGCTATCCGGCCTGGATGCTCGGCGTGCTGGCGGGGACGGCCTCGCTGTTGGCGCTCGTGCCCGGCTCGGTGCTGCTGCTGACCTGCGGCTCGATCTTCGGCCGCAACATCGTGCGCCCGCTGGTTCCGACCATAGACGACCGCACCGAACTGCTCGTCTCGCGCCTCGCGATGGTCGTGTTCGCCGCGATCGCGCTTTACCTGACTTTGGGTGCGAGCGGCTCGCTGGTCGAGATCGGCCTGTCCGCCTATGCCGCGATCGGCATGCTGGCGCCGGGCGTCTACTGCGCCTTCCTGCTGCGCCGCACTAGCGCCGCCGCCGTCCTGGGCGGATTGCTGACGGGTTATGCAGTGCTCTGGATGCCAACGTTGTCGAGCCTTGCCGCCGCATGGTTTCCGCACTGGGAGATCGGCCTCGTCGCGCTGATCGCCAATGCCGCGGTAACCGTGGGCCTGTCTCTGGCAAGCCCGCGCAAGGAGCTCGTCGCCCAACCCGCCTGA
- a CDS encoding dihydrodipicolinate synthase family protein yields MTVSKRSRVNWQGYIPAITTPFIDEDTLDEKGLGLLLEWLVDQGMHGLVLAGTTGEWTSMRPDERKRLFELAGSQMAKKVPLIAGCSSFTARETIAYAQAAAEAGFEGVLITPPPYVRPLPNEIVAFYEEVGAAIDLPICVYNWPPGTGIDMPLETLRRLADIDAIVAIKQSTPRFTHFAETVFALGEQVRVFGYPMDELGLTMLRVHGGDGTMGAGGVLGRNQTGFYDKLWAGDIEGARECGRKDRVLMEEWYTPDLVGRFGSGPAILKAALDAMGLPGGPVRKPLIDVTGKDRESIAETLRKLDMI; encoded by the coding sequence ATGACGGTCAGCAAGCGGTCACGGGTGAACTGGCAGGGCTATATCCCCGCGATCACGACCCCCTTCATCGACGAGGACACCCTCGACGAAAAGGGCCTCGGCCTGCTGCTGGAATGGCTCGTCGATCAGGGCATGCACGGCCTCGTGCTGGCGGGCACCACCGGCGAATGGACCAGCATGCGCCCGGACGAGCGCAAGCGCCTGTTCGAACTGGCGGGTAGCCAGATGGCGAAGAAGGTGCCGCTCATCGCAGGCTGCTCCAGCTTCACCGCGCGCGAGACGATTGCTTATGCGCAGGCCGCCGCCGAGGCCGGTTTCGAGGGCGTGCTCATCACCCCGCCGCCTTACGTGCGCCCGCTGCCGAACGAGATCGTGGCGTTCTACGAGGAAGTCGGCGCCGCCATCGACCTGCCGATCTGCGTCTACAACTGGCCTCCGGGCACCGGCATCGACATGCCGCTGGAGACGCTGCGCCGCCTTGCCGACATCGACGCGATCGTCGCCATCAAGCAGTCCACCCCGCGTTTCACGCACTTCGCCGAGACCGTTTTCGCGCTGGGCGAGCAGGTCCGCGTGTTCGGCTATCCGATGGACGAACTGGGCCTGACGATGCTGCGCGTCCACGGCGGCGACGGCACGATGGGCGCGGGCGGCGTGCTCGGCCGCAACCAGACCGGCTTCTACGACAAGCTGTGGGCCGGTGATATCGAGGGCGCACGCGAATGCGGGCGCAAGGACCGGGTGCTGATGGAGGAATGGTACACGCCGGACCTCGTCGGCAGGTTCGGTTCCGGCCCGGCGATCCTCAAGGCCGCGCTCGATGCCATGGGCCTGCCCGGCGGTCCGGTGCGCAAGCCGCTGATCGACGTCACCGGCAAGGACCGCGAAAGCATTGCCGAGACGCTGCGAAAGCTCGATATGATCTGA
- a CDS encoding NAD(P)/FAD-dependent oxidoreductase encodes MRMPTTTHCDILIVGGGLVGCATAWHLSRLGFKVLLAERGHLNSGASGQNAGSLHFQIERRFLEQGEKAAADGARIVSLNRLAIEEWKGIEEMLGRPLDVAMHGGLMVAETEAEMDLLAFKVARENELGLPTRVLNGTQLHHKAPALSPNLAGAAWLEDEGHANPRILVDAFADGARGQGAVVQTGTALAGLSMQRDRTYRATLQGLDGEVTANTPRVLLAAGHWVPRLAGLLGLNVPLYPAPLMMSVTDRTEPVLPYLIQHVGRRLSMKQTEDGNLLIGGGWPSRLAKRADGTPDLDRPAIVELANLRANLEVAARVMPGLAERSLLRTWTGTTCISADQLPIVGEVAAAPGLFVAAGGSLFTLGPVLARLLARTIAEGATPEELTMFTPRRFAHLDAFAVLP; translated from the coding sequence ATGAGGATGCCGACGACGACCCACTGCGATATCCTGATCGTCGGCGGCGGACTCGTCGGCTGTGCTACGGCCTGGCACCTTTCCCGCTTGGGTTTCAAGGTGTTGCTGGCCGAGCGGGGGCACCTCAATTCGGGTGCCTCCGGGCAGAACGCGGGCTCGCTGCACTTCCAGATCGAGCGGCGCTTCCTCGAACAGGGCGAGAAGGCCGCCGCCGACGGCGCGCGCATCGTCTCGCTCAACCGCCTCGCGATCGAGGAGTGGAAGGGCATCGAGGAGATGCTCGGCCGGCCGCTCGATGTCGCCATGCACGGCGGACTGATGGTCGCCGAGACCGAGGCGGAGATGGACCTCCTTGCCTTCAAGGTGGCCCGCGAGAACGAACTTGGCTTGCCCACAAGGGTACTCAACGGCACCCAACTGCACCATAAGGCCCCCGCACTGTCCCCCAACCTTGCCGGAGCCGCTTGGCTGGAGGACGAAGGCCATGCCAACCCGCGCATCCTCGTCGATGCCTTCGCCGATGGCGCGCGCGGGCAGGGGGCGGTGGTGCAGACGGGCACCGCACTCGCCGGACTCTCGATGCAGCGCGACCGGACCTATCGCGCCACGCTGCAAGGACTTGACGGCGAGGTCACGGCGAACACGCCGCGCGTGCTGTTGGCGGCGGGGCATTGGGTGCCGCGCCTTGCCGGGCTGCTCGGGCTCAACGTGCCGCTCTATCCCGCGCCGCTGATGATGAGCGTGACCGATCGGACCGAGCCGGTGCTGCCTTACCTCATCCAGCACGTCGGGCGGCGGCTGTCGATGAAGCAGACCGAGGACGGCAACCTGCTGATCGGCGGCGGCTGGCCCTCGCGCCTTGCGAAGCGCGCCGACGGCACCCCCGATCTCGACCGTCCCGCGATCGTCGAGCTCGCCAACTTGCGCGCCAACCTGGAAGTCGCCGCGCGAGTCATGCCGGGGCTGGCCGAGCGCTCGCTGCTGCGGACATGGACCGGCACCACCTGCATTTCCGCCGATCAGCTTCCGATCGTCGGTGAGGTCGCCGCCGCGCCGGGGCTGTTCGTCGCGGCGGGGGGATCGCTGTTCACGCTTGGCCCGGTGCTGGCGCGGCTGCTCGCGCGCACGATCGCGGAAGGGGCCACGCCGGAAGAACTGACGATGTTCACGCCGCGCCGCTTCGCGCACCTCGATGCCTTCGCGGTGTTGCCGTGA
- a CDS encoding (2Fe-2S)-binding protein, whose translation MKRVEQGVTRPAPVAVELDGAPVMAHPGETVAVAVLSATPRFRDDRSGQARGMFCNMGTCSECTVWIARGDAPWRRLRGCLVPVEPGLRIRTERPEA comes from the coding sequence GTGAAGCGCGTCGAACAGGGCGTCACCCGGCCCGCGCCGGTCGCGGTGGAACTCGACGGCGCGCCGGTCATGGCACATCCCGGCGAGACGGTGGCGGTTGCCGTGCTATCCGCCACGCCGCGCTTTCGCGACGACCGTTCGGGACAGGCGCGGGGGATGTTCTGCAACATGGGCACCTGTAGTGAATGCACCGTCTGGATCGCGCGCGGGGATGCGCCATGGCGCCGCCTGCGCGGCTGTCTCGTGCCCGTAGAGCCGGGCCTGCGCATCCGCACCGAAAGGCCGGAAGCATGA
- a CDS encoding NAD(P)/FAD-dependent oxidoreductase, translating into MSTYDVAIVGGGPAGLAAAERTLAAGLSTCVIDEQQRPGGQILRQPPTTFSVPGWLSGAPYRKGRALLDRVSGDARLQWLGGRSVLGIMPDGEGFALTLSGTAGGIEQVQARRVLVAGGCYDMPVALPGWTLPGVMSAGAVQTLIKAQQVLPGQGMVLFGTHPLMIVLAQQIVEAGGEFAAVCFAQPFAAMARTALAHLPRAMARPGPLLAAAAGIMALRRAGVPVRYGAQALRCEGTDAVERIVFSNGESIACDVAAMCYGFLPQADLIRQIGAEVRWSDPAGGWEAIHDEAMRSTVPGLYVAGETTGVAGSDAAMAEGALAGVTIAQDAGALSAEEAAAAIRKPQAERQAMQGFIDLLRGVADPRPWLPEPEPDTLLCRCEDISAGTIDRAIADALEVGPSFGASAIKLRCRAGMGLCQGRTCEHALVRRIASARGCREAEVTGFRPRFPARAVSVADLLDTQE; encoded by the coding sequence ATGAGCACTTACGACGTCGCCATCGTCGGCGGTGGTCCGGCGGGCCTCGCCGCTGCGGAGCGGACGCTGGCGGCGGGCCTCTCGACATGCGTGATCGACGAGCAGCAGCGGCCCGGCGGCCAAATCCTGCGCCAGCCTCCCACGACGTTCTCGGTCCCCGGCTGGCTTAGCGGCGCGCCTTATCGCAAGGGCCGCGCGTTGCTGGATCGGGTGAGCGGCGACGCGCGGCTGCAATGGCTGGGTGGCCGCTCGGTGCTGGGCATCATGCCTGATGGCGAGGGTTTCGCGCTGACGCTCTCGGGCACGGCGGGCGGTATCGAACAGGTGCAGGCGCGGCGCGTGCTGGTGGCAGGTGGTTGCTATGACATGCCGGTGGCGCTGCCGGGCTGGACGCTACCCGGCGTCATGAGCGCGGGCGCGGTGCAGACGCTCATCAAGGCGCAACAAGTGCTGCCCGGCCAGGGGATGGTCCTGTTCGGCACCCATCCGCTGATGATCGTCCTCGCGCAGCAGATCGTCGAGGCTGGCGGTGAATTCGCCGCCGTCTGCTTCGCGCAGCCCTTTGCCGCCATGGCGCGCACGGCGCTGGCGCACCTCCCGCGCGCCATGGCGAGGCCGGGGCCACTGCTTGCCGCTGCAGCCGGGATCATGGCGCTACGCCGGGCCGGGGTGCCTGTTCGCTACGGTGCGCAGGCGTTGCGCTGCGAAGGCACCGACGCGGTGGAGCGCATCGTCTTCAGCAACGGCGAAAGCATCGCCTGCGACGTCGCCGCGATGTGCTACGGCTTCCTGCCGCAAGCCGACCTGATCCGCCAGATCGGCGCCGAGGTACGCTGGTCCGACCCCGCCGGAGGCTGGGAAGCCATCCACGACGAAGCCATGCGTTCGACCGTGCCGGGCCTCTACGTCGCGGGCGAGACTACCGGTGTCGCGGGCAGCGATGCGGCGATGGCCGAGGGCGCGTTGGCGGGGGTGACCATCGCGCAGGACGCGGGCGCTCTGTCGGCCGAGGAAGCGGCTGCGGCTATACGCAAGCCTCAGGCCGAGCGACAGGCGATGCAGGGCTTCATCGATCTTCTGCGCGGGGTCGCCGATCCCCGCCCATGGCTGCCGGAGCCGGAACCGGATACCCTGCTCTGCCGGTGCGAGGACATTTCCGCCGGAACCATCGATCGCGCGATTGCCGATGCGCTGGAAGTCGGTCCCTCGTTCGGGGCGAGCGCGATCAAGCTGCGCTGCCGGGCGGGAATGGGGCTGTGCCAGGGCCGGACCTGCGAGCACGCGCTGGTGCGCCGCATCGCCTCGGCGCGGGGCTGCCGAGAAGCCGAGGTGACCGGCTTCCGCCCGCGTTTCCCGGCACGCGCGGTGTCGGTGGCGGACTTACTGGATACCCAAGAATAA
- a CDS encoding VOC family protein gives MTDAASDRPIFIEADHVSWTVADADAVAQWYKDVFGATELFRMGPLDAAQIPVGEDGRDWMESHVNVPGACLTLIMLKLTANLNFQLVQYDKPADRGTTLPRNCDAGGHHLGIKADDVEKAKAYLAAHGCTPMETIDITEGPLAGKKNLYILDPWGHQLEIVD, from the coding sequence ATGACCGACGCCGCGTCCGACCGCCCCATCTTCATCGAGGCCGACCACGTATCCTGGACCGTGGCCGATGCCGACGCCGTCGCGCAGTGGTACAAGGACGTCTTCGGCGCCACCGAACTGTTCCGCATGGGCCCGCTCGACGCCGCGCAGATCCCGGTGGGCGAGGACGGCCGCGACTGGATGGAAAGCCACGTCAATGTGCCGGGCGCCTGCCTGACGCTGATCATGCTCAAGCTGACGGCGAACCTGAACTTCCAGCTTGTGCAGTACGACAAGCCCGCCGATCGCGGTACGACCCTGCCGCGTAACTGCGATGCGGGCGGCCACCACCTCGGCATCAAGGCGGACGATGTGGAGAAGGCCAAGGCCTATCTCGCCGCTCATGGCTGCACGCCGATGGAGACCATCGACATCACCGAGGGGCCGCTGGCGGGCAAGAAGAACCTCTATATTCTCGACCCCTGGGGCCACCAGCTCGAGATCGTCGACTGA
- a CDS encoding RidA family protein: MTSTRINPETLYPSVQYGFSHATLDEATGTLHLSGQVAWDKDYNVVGGSDVGLQARQALANIKDVLASQGVGPEAVLRLRTFIVNYDVSMLAAIGPELGAFYGDVVPASNTVVGVSALAMPEFLIEIEAIATVK, from the coding sequence ATGACCAGCACCCGCATCAATCCCGAGACGCTCTATCCCAGCGTCCAGTACGGTTTCTCGCACGCCACGCTCGACGAGGCGACCGGCACCCTGCACCTCTCGGGCCAGGTGGCCTGGGACAAGGACTACAACGTGGTCGGCGGATCGGACGTGGGCCTTCAGGCGCGTCAGGCGCTGGCGAACATCAAGGACGTGCTGGCTTCGCAGGGCGTCGGCCCTGAAGCGGTGCTGCGCCTGCGTACCTTCATCGTGAACTACGACGTCTCGATGCTGGCCGCGATCGGGCCGGAATTGGGCGCGTTCTACGGTGATGTGGTGCCCGCCTCGAACACCGTGGTCGGTGTCTCGGCGCTGGCGATGCCCGAGTTCCTGATCGAGATAGAGGCCATCGCTACGGTGAAGTAA